Proteins encoded together in one Nocardioides marinisabuli window:
- the cobF gene encoding precorrin-6A synthase (deacetylating), which produces MAEAPGGTATAARRVVVVGIGMGPQHVTVEAAAAIGSVDVVLAFVKSADDPLLAVRREVCDLHGVELVVLDDPPRARHDDVDYDAAVDAWHAARAEAWEAALATHPGDVGLLVWGDPSLYDSTLRLLDRLQERLPLAVEVVPGISSLQLLAARHRLVLHDVGAPLHVTTARRFAEALAQGQRNVVVVLNRRLDALADPALADWSIWWGANLGAPGEQLVAGRVGEVLADIEAARERARAHDGWVLDLHLLRAPAGDAP; this is translated from the coding sequence GTGGCTGAGGCGCCGGGCGGGACCGCCACGGCGGCCCGCCGGGTGGTCGTCGTCGGCATCGGGATGGGTCCGCAGCACGTGACCGTCGAGGCCGCGGCCGCGATCGGCTCCGTCGACGTGGTGCTCGCCTTCGTGAAGTCCGCCGACGACCCGCTGCTCGCGGTGCGCCGCGAGGTCTGCGACCTGCACGGCGTCGAGCTGGTCGTGCTCGACGACCCGCCGCGCGCGCGGCACGACGACGTCGACTACGACGCGGCGGTCGACGCCTGGCACGCCGCGCGGGCCGAGGCGTGGGAGGCCGCCCTGGCCACGCACCCCGGCGACGTGGGGCTGCTGGTGTGGGGCGACCCGAGCCTCTACGACTCCACGCTGCGGCTGCTGGACCGGCTCCAGGAGCGGTTGCCGCTGGCCGTCGAGGTGGTGCCCGGCATCAGCAGCCTCCAGCTGCTCGCCGCCCGGCACCGGCTGGTGCTGCACGACGTCGGCGCCCCGCTGCACGTCACCACCGCCCGCCGGTTCGCCGAGGCGCTCGCCCAGGGGCAGCGCAACGTCGTCGTCGTGCTCAACCGTCGCCTCGACGCGCTGGCCGACCCCGCGCTCGCCGACTGGTCGATCTGGTGGGGGGCCAACCTCGGCGCCCCCGGTGAGCAGCTGGTCGCCGGGCGGGTCGGTGAGGTGCTCGCCGACATCGAGGCCGCCCGCGAGCGGGCCCGCGCCCACGACGGCTGGGTGCTCGACCTGCACCTGCTGCGGGCGCCGGCCGGGGACGCCCCGTGA
- a CDS encoding 2'-5' RNA ligase family protein, whose amino-acid sequence MSGHPTSGHTVLAVPVPALDDWVRARTHEYDPAWVSSDPAFVHAHVTVLAPWVPAPDDADLGRVAALLASVPTFEARLGEVDVFPNGLVHLRPEPHGRFAALTGLLAEAYPQHPPYEGRYGAVEPHLSLDQVGPGPTRVGQQVGQRVTVGSVAGDLSGRLPVRTRVDRVDLQWWQADGCRLLHSFPLAAEAVA is encoded by the coding sequence GTGAGCGGGCACCCCACCAGCGGTCACACCGTGCTCGCCGTGCCGGTGCCCGCGCTCGACGACTGGGTGCGGGCCCGCACCCACGAGTACGACCCGGCGTGGGTCTCGAGCGACCCGGCGTTCGTGCACGCCCACGTCACCGTGCTGGCGCCGTGGGTGCCGGCGCCCGACGACGCCGACCTCGGGCGGGTCGCGGCCCTGCTCGCCTCGGTGCCGACCTTCGAGGCCCGGCTGGGCGAGGTCGACGTCTTCCCGAACGGGTTGGTGCACCTGCGCCCCGAGCCGCACGGACGGTTCGCGGCGCTGACCGGCCTGCTCGCCGAGGCCTACCCCCAGCACCCGCCCTACGAGGGCAGGTACGGCGCGGTCGAGCCGCACCTCAGCCTCGACCAGGTCGGGCCCGGCCCCACCCGGGTCGGCCAGCAGGTCGGCCAGCGGGTCACGGTCGGCTCCGTGGCCGGTGACCTCTCCGGGCGCCTGCCGGTGCGCACCCGGGTCGACCGGGTCGACCTGCAGTGGTGGCAGGCCGACGGGTGCCGGCTGCTGCACTCCTTCCCCCTCGCCGCCGAGGCGGTCGCCTGA
- a CDS encoding ABC transporter ATP-binding protein, translating to MLDAVDLRCRPGRVTGLLGPNGSGKTTLLHLVAGLRRPDDGLVRLDGADVHLMPARLRARRIALVEQHAETALSLTVRQVVGLGRTPYRSRWGAGPLRGADADAVEQAMRTVRVEHLAERGWDRLSGGERQRTQLARALAQEPSLLLLDEPTNHLDLGHQLDFLERVRASGLTTVAALHDLEMAAAYCDDVVVLDDGQVRAAGPVSEVLTPGLVADVYGVDVDVEDHPRRPAPHVRWNGVLGAARPVGEAR from the coding sequence GTGCTCGACGCCGTCGACCTGCGCTGCCGCCCGGGCCGGGTGACCGGCCTCCTGGGCCCCAACGGCTCGGGCAAGACGACGCTGCTGCACCTGGTCGCGGGGCTGCGCCGCCCCGACGACGGACTGGTGCGCCTCGACGGCGCCGACGTGCACCTCATGCCCGCGCGGCTCCGGGCCCGCCGGATCGCCCTGGTCGAGCAGCACGCCGAGACCGCCCTGTCGCTGACGGTGCGCCAGGTCGTGGGCCTCGGGCGGACGCCGTACCGCTCCCGGTGGGGCGCGGGGCCGCTGCGCGGCGCCGACGCCGACGCGGTCGAGCAGGCGATGCGGACGGTGCGCGTCGAGCACCTCGCCGAGCGCGGGTGGGACCGGCTCTCCGGCGGTGAGCGGCAGCGCACCCAGCTGGCCCGGGCCCTGGCCCAGGAGCCGTCGCTGCTGCTGCTCGACGAGCCGACCAACCACCTCGACCTGGGCCACCAGCTCGACTTCCTCGAGCGGGTGCGCGCGAGCGGCCTGACCACGGTGGCCGCCCTGCACGACCTCGAGATGGCCGCGGCCTACTGCGACGACGTCGTGGTGCTCGACGACGGGCAGGTGCGGGCCGCCGGGCCGGTCTCCGAGGTGCTCACGCCCGGCCTGGTCGCCGACGTCTACGGGGTCGACGTCGACGTCGAGGACCACCCCCGCCGCCCGGCACCGCACGTGCGGTGGAACGGCGTGCTCGGGGCCGCCCGGCCCGTGGGGGAGGCCCGGTGA
- a CDS encoding ABC transporter substrate-binding protein, with product MRPCRSVSTHPTTSRRPLAATAALALALLTSACAGAPQPPASAAAEATGFPVEITSCGHTSTIASPVHRAVTMNQGATEVALALGVEDRLAGTAYLDDAVPQRWAAAYDAVPVLSPEYPTREELLAVEPDLVYGAYASAFDPGAAGSRAELERTGTAAYLSPFGCEEQNLRPDASFEAVWDEVDSVAAAFGVPERAEALRAEQQQRLAGLAAEEAGAGLDVLWYDSGDRAPYVGAGAGGPQLVLDAVGARNVFADQPGSWVEASWEEVVAADPDVVVLADASWSSAEEKIAYLEADPVLSTLRAVREQRFVTVAFSESTAGVRLVDGAVSVAAQLAGLDAS from the coding sequence ATGAGGCCCTGCCGGTCCGTGTCCACCCACCCCACGACGAGCCGGCGCCCGCTGGCGGCCACGGCCGCTCTCGCGCTGGCCCTGCTGACCTCCGCGTGCGCCGGTGCCCCGCAGCCGCCGGCGAGCGCCGCGGCCGAGGCCACCGGGTTCCCGGTCGAGATCACCAGCTGCGGGCACACCAGCACGATCGCGAGCCCCGTGCACCGGGCGGTCACGATGAACCAGGGCGCCACCGAGGTCGCCCTCGCGCTCGGCGTCGAGGACCGGCTGGCGGGCACCGCCTACCTCGACGACGCCGTGCCGCAGCGCTGGGCGGCGGCGTACGACGCGGTGCCGGTGCTGTCCCCGGAGTACCCCACCCGCGAGGAGCTGCTCGCGGTGGAGCCCGACCTCGTGTACGGCGCCTACGCCAGCGCCTTCGACCCCGGTGCGGCCGGGAGCCGGGCCGAGCTGGAGCGCACCGGCACCGCCGCCTACCTCTCGCCGTTCGGCTGCGAGGAGCAGAACCTGCGTCCCGACGCGTCGTTCGAGGCGGTGTGGGACGAGGTCGACTCCGTGGCGGCCGCGTTCGGGGTGCCCGAGCGGGCCGAGGCGCTGCGCGCCGAGCAGCAGCAGCGGCTGGCCGGGCTCGCCGCCGAGGAGGCGGGGGCCGGGCTCGACGTGCTCTGGTACGACTCCGGGGACCGCGCGCCGTACGTCGGGGCGGGCGCGGGCGGGCCGCAGCTGGTGCTGGACGCCGTGGGTGCGCGCAACGTCTTCGCCGACCAGCCGGGCAGCTGGGTCGAGGCCAGCTGGGAGGAGGTCGTCGCCGCCGACCCCGACGTCGTCGTGCTCGCCGACGCCTCCTGGTCCAGTGCGGAGGAGAAGATCGCCTACCTGGAGGCCGACCCGGTGCTCAGCACCCTGCGGGCGGTGCGTGAGCAGCGCTTCGTCACCGTCGCGTTCTCCGAGTCGACCGCCGGGGTGCGGCTGGTCGACGGTGCCGTCTCGGTGGCCGCCCAGCTGGCGGGCCTGGACGCCTCGTGA
- a CDS encoding cobalt-precorrin-6A reductase — MRVLLLGGTGEARALAAALVEAGVDVESSLAGRVVRPRLPVGRVRIGGFGGAEALRAYAAAHDAVVDATHPFAATISTHAAAVDVPLLRLQRPGWSDPTGRWHWVDGHDEAAATAARLGRRPVLTVGRQQLGAFAGPLAEHTVLARVVDEPDVPLPATWTLLRSRGPYQEAGERDLLRGHRADVLVTKDSGGALTWPKMQAAADLGVATVVVRRPAPPPGVPTVSDVDGALAWLRRLPSR, encoded by the coding sequence GTGAGGGTGCTGCTGCTCGGCGGCACCGGCGAGGCGCGGGCCCTGGCCGCCGCCCTGGTCGAGGCCGGCGTCGACGTCGAGTCCTCGCTGGCCGGGCGGGTGGTGCGGCCGCGCCTGCCCGTGGGCCGGGTGCGCATCGGCGGCTTCGGGGGCGCCGAGGCGCTGCGTGCGTACGCCGCGGCGCACGACGCCGTGGTCGACGCGACGCACCCCTTCGCGGCCACCATCTCGACGCACGCCGCCGCGGTCGACGTGCCGCTGCTGCGGCTGCAGCGCCCCGGCTGGAGCGACCCGACCGGGCGCTGGCACTGGGTCGACGGCCACGACGAGGCGGCCGCCACGGCCGCGCGGCTCGGGCGGCGCCCGGTGCTGACCGTGGGCCGCCAGCAGCTCGGCGCCTTCGCCGGTCCGCTGGCCGAGCACACGGTGCTGGCCCGGGTGGTCGACGAGCCCGACGTGCCGCTGCCCGCGACCTGGACGCTGCTGCGCAGCCGCGGCCCCTACCAGGAGGCGGGGGAGCGCGACCTGCTGCGCGGGCACCGCGCCGACGTGCTGGTCACCAAGGACTCCGGCGGGGCGCTGACCTGGCCCAAGATGCAGGCCGCCGCCGACCTCGGGGTCGCCACCGTCGTCGTGCGCCGCCCGGCACCGCCGCCGGGCGTGCCCACGGTCAGCGACGTCGACGGCGCGCTGGCCTGGCTGCGACGGCTGCCGTCACGATGA
- a CDS encoding iron chelate uptake ABC transporter family permease subunit codes for MAAALGIGAVPVPLSTVVEVVARRLGADGLDVRLLDDQIVWQLRMPRVLGAAAIGAALACCGAVLQALTRNDLADPYLLGISSGAAVGAVTVIVLGVSVVGLVGSAAVAAAGFAGALGALVLVLVLAAGRGGSLSPGRTVLAGVATAQVCGAYTSMVVILAGDSDAARRVLTWTLGSVAGLRWGTALTVGVVAVVSTVVFVAMAGQLDALAFGESSARSLGIEVERLRWVLMVVTALVTACLVAFSGAIGFVGLVVPHVVRFVTGPQHRLLLPLAALLGAVLLVWADTLARSLVQGQEIPIGVVTALVGAPFFAYLLRRTRVAA; via the coding sequence ATGGCCGCGGCGCTGGGCATCGGGGCGGTCCCGGTCCCGCTGTCGACGGTCGTCGAGGTGGTGGCGCGCCGGCTGGGCGCGGACGGCCTCGACGTGCGGCTGCTCGACGACCAGATCGTCTGGCAGCTGCGGATGCCGCGCGTGCTCGGGGCCGCCGCCATCGGGGCGGCGCTGGCCTGCTGCGGCGCGGTGCTGCAGGCGCTGACCCGCAACGACCTGGCCGACCCCTACCTGCTCGGGATCTCCAGCGGGGCCGCGGTCGGGGCGGTCACCGTCATCGTGCTCGGCGTCTCGGTCGTGGGGCTGGTGGGCTCGGCCGCCGTGGCCGCGGCCGGGTTCGCCGGCGCCCTCGGGGCCCTGGTGCTGGTGCTGGTGCTGGCCGCCGGCCGCGGCGGCAGCCTCTCGCCCGGACGCACCGTCCTGGCCGGCGTGGCCACGGCGCAGGTGTGCGGCGCCTACACCTCGATGGTCGTCATCCTGGCCGGGGACTCCGACGCGGCCCGCCGGGTGCTGACCTGGACCCTGGGGTCGGTGGCCGGCCTGCGCTGGGGCACCGCGCTGACCGTGGGCGTGGTCGCCGTCGTCTCCACCGTGGTCTTCGTGGCGATGGCCGGCCAGCTCGACGCCCTGGCCTTCGGGGAGTCCTCGGCCCGCTCGCTGGGCATCGAGGTGGAGCGCCTGCGCTGGGTGCTGATGGTCGTCACCGCCCTGGTGACGGCCTGCCTGGTGGCCTTCTCGGGCGCCATCGGCTTCGTGGGCCTGGTGGTGCCCCACGTGGTGCGCTTCGTGACCGGGCCGCAGCACCGGCTGCTGCTGCCGCTCGCGGCGCTGCTCGGCGCGGTGCTGCTCGTGTGGGCCGACACGCTGGCCCGCTCGCTGGTGCAGGGCCAGGAGATCCCGATCGGGGTCGTGACGGCGCTGGTCGGCGCCCCCTTCTTCGCCTACCTGCTGCGGCGCACCCGGGTGGCGGCGTGA
- a CDS encoding cobalamin biosynthesis protein: MVLGVGLDRALADPARWHPVAGLGTLAARLEQTTYADRRAAGAAHVLVLVGGCVALGAVAERATRDRPVPHALVTAAATWTVLGGTTLGREAAEVARLLEAGRLDDARTQVARLVGRDTRTLEATDVARAALESLAENTSDAVVAPLVLGAVAGVPGLLGYRAANTLDAMVGHRSARYARFGWAAARLDDVLNLPGARLTAALATVLGADPAASVRAWRRDAGAHPSPNAGPVEAAFAGGLGVRLGGRTVYGTGAEARVELRPVLGDGRAPAAHDVARGRRLADRVGVGALIVTAAVAARPARRRRR; encoded by the coding sequence ATGGTGCTGGGGGTCGGCCTCGACCGCGCCCTGGCCGACCCCGCACGATGGCACCCCGTCGCCGGCCTCGGCACCCTGGCCGCCCGCCTCGAGCAGACGACGTACGCCGACCGGCGCGCGGCGGGCGCCGCCCACGTGTTGGTGCTGGTCGGGGGCTGCGTGGCGCTGGGGGCCGTCGCCGAGCGCGCCACCCGCGACCGGCCGGTGCCGCACGCGCTGGTCACCGCGGCCGCGACCTGGACCGTGCTGGGCGGCACCACCCTGGGCCGGGAGGCCGCCGAGGTGGCGCGGCTGCTGGAGGCCGGGCGGCTCGACGACGCGCGCACCCAGGTGGCGCGGCTGGTGGGCCGTGACACCCGCACCCTGGAGGCCACCGACGTGGCCCGGGCCGCGCTCGAGTCGCTGGCCGAGAACACCTCCGACGCGGTGGTCGCCCCGCTGGTGCTGGGCGCGGTGGCCGGGGTGCCGGGGCTGCTCGGCTACCGGGCGGCCAACACCCTCGACGCGATGGTCGGGCACCGCAGCGCCCGCTACGCCCGCTTCGGCTGGGCAGCGGCGCGCCTCGACGACGTGCTCAACCTGCCCGGGGCGCGGCTCACCGCGGCCCTGGCCACCGTGCTCGGCGCCGACCCGGCGGCGAGCGTGCGGGCCTGGCGGCGCGACGCCGGCGCCCACCCCAGCCCCAACGCCGGCCCGGTGGAGGCCGCGTTCGCGGGCGGGCTGGGCGTCCGCCTGGGCGGGCGCACCGTCTACGGCACCGGCGCCGAGGCCCGGGTCGAGCTGCGTCCGGTGCTGGGCGACGGGCGCGCCCCGGCCGCTCACGACGTGGCCCGGGGGCGCCGGCTGGCCGACCGGGTCGGGGTCGGTGCGCTCATCGTGACGGCAGCCGTCGCAGCCAGGCCAGCGCGCCGTCGACGTCGCTGA
- the cobN gene encoding cobaltochelatase subunit CobN, producing MNRRARIALLSTSDTDLLSARASGADYVVANPARPGHQSMAETIEGCDLVVGRVLGSPQDLCSGFTRVAATGVPTVVLGGEQQPSAELMELSSVPMGVAAEAHRYLAEGGPANLAQLHAFLSDTVLLTGEGFEPPVALPQWGWARPHVDSDLPRVGILYYRAHEASGNTAFAHALADAVDATGLAVGVPIFAGSLRAAPDALYDALGTLDALVVTVLAAGGSTPASASAGEHDEAWDVERMAALDIPVLQGLCLTSSRAEWEASDDGVTPLDSATQIAIPEFDGRIITAPFSFKEVDADGLPRYVADAERCARVARTAVNHARLRSTPPAERKVALMLSAYPTKHSRVGNAVGLDTPVSTIRLLRRMREAGYDLGAPGEIPGLELDDDTEAGDALIHALIAAGGQDEEWLTHAQLSDAHVRITPAQYDAWTADLPADLRAQITDAWGAAPGTLFTNAAGEIVLATITAGNVVLLIQPPRGFGENPVAIYHDPDLAPSHHYLAAYRWLEASPESGGFGAHAVVHLGKHGSMEWLPGKNAALSASCATDAAIGNLPLVYPFLVNDPGEGAQAKRRAHATIVDHLIPPMARAETYGDIARLEQLLDEHANIAAMDPAKLPAVRGEIWQLMHAAEMHRDLGLDERPDDEEFDDFLLHVDGWLCEIKDAQIRDGLHVLGQAPDGEARVNLVLAILRASQVWGGESAAVPGLRVALGLKEGHEDTGAVDAAEQQARALVLAMEESGWDPAAVAALHDDPEVRRVLCFAAEQVVPRLACTTDELDAVLHALDGGFVPAGPSGSPLRGLVNVLPTGRNFYTVDPRAVPSRLAWQTGVAMADSLLQRHLDDTGAYPTSVGLSVWGTSAMRTSGDDVAEVLALLGVRPVWDEASRRVSELQVVPLEDLGRPRIDVTVRISGFFRDAFPHVVAMLDDAVQLVADLDEPAEQNFVRAHVETDLAEHGDRRRATTRVFGSKPGSYGAGILQVVESGSWRDDKDLAEVYTAWGGFAYGRGLDGAPAADDMRTAYRRIQVAAKNIDTREHDIADSDDYFQYHGGMVATVRALTGSDPKAYVGDSTSPDAVRTRTLQEETNRVFRARVVNPRWITAMQRHGYKGAFELAATVDYLFGFDATAGVVHDWMYESLAQEYVLDETNQEFMRRSNPWALRGIVEKLHEAADRGLWESPDADTLARMQAVYLDLEGDLEDRAGG from the coding sequence ATGAACCGACGCGCGCGCATCGCGCTGCTCTCCACCTCCGACACCGACCTCCTCTCGGCCCGCGCCAGCGGTGCGGACTACGTCGTGGCCAACCCGGCCCGGCCGGGTCACCAGTCGATGGCCGAGACCATCGAGGGCTGCGACCTGGTGGTCGGACGCGTCCTGGGCTCGCCCCAGGACCTCTGCTCGGGCTTCACCCGCGTGGCGGCGACCGGCGTGCCGACCGTCGTGCTGGGCGGGGAGCAGCAGCCCAGCGCCGAGCTGATGGAGCTCTCCTCGGTGCCGATGGGCGTGGCCGCCGAGGCGCACCGCTACCTCGCGGAGGGCGGCCCGGCCAACCTGGCCCAGCTGCACGCGTTCCTCTCCGACACCGTGCTGCTCACCGGCGAGGGCTTCGAGCCCCCGGTCGCGCTGCCGCAGTGGGGGTGGGCCCGCCCGCACGTCGACAGCGACCTGCCGCGGGTCGGCATCCTCTACTACCGCGCCCACGAGGCCAGCGGGAACACCGCCTTCGCCCACGCGCTGGCCGACGCCGTCGACGCGACCGGGCTCGCGGTCGGCGTCCCGATCTTCGCGGGCTCGCTGCGCGCGGCCCCCGACGCGCTCTACGACGCGCTGGGCACCCTGGACGCCCTCGTGGTCACCGTGCTCGCCGCCGGCGGCAGCACCCCGGCCTCGGCCAGCGCCGGCGAGCACGACGAGGCCTGGGACGTGGAGCGGATGGCGGCCCTCGACATCCCCGTCCTCCAGGGCCTGTGCCTGACCAGCAGCCGCGCGGAGTGGGAGGCCAGCGACGACGGAGTCACCCCGCTCGACTCCGCCACCCAGATCGCGATCCCCGAGTTCGACGGGCGGATCATCACCGCGCCGTTCTCCTTCAAGGAGGTCGACGCCGACGGGCTGCCGCGCTACGTCGCCGACGCCGAGCGCTGCGCCCGGGTGGCCCGCACCGCGGTCAACCACGCCCGGCTGCGGAGCACGCCGCCCGCGGAGCGCAAGGTCGCGCTGATGCTCTCGGCCTACCCGACCAAGCACTCCCGGGTCGGCAACGCGGTGGGCCTGGACACGCCGGTCTCCACGATCCGCCTGCTGCGCCGGATGCGCGAGGCCGGCTACGACCTCGGGGCGCCGGGCGAGATCCCGGGTCTCGAGCTCGACGACGACACCGAGGCCGGCGACGCCCTCATCCACGCCCTGATCGCGGCCGGCGGGCAGGACGAGGAGTGGCTGACCCACGCCCAGCTCAGCGACGCGCACGTGCGGATCACCCCGGCGCAGTACGACGCGTGGACCGCCGACCTGCCCGCCGACCTGCGCGCGCAGATCACCGACGCGTGGGGCGCGGCGCCCGGCACCCTCTTCACCAACGCCGCCGGCGAGATCGTGCTGGCCACCATCACCGCCGGCAACGTGGTGCTGCTCATCCAGCCGCCCCGCGGCTTCGGGGAGAACCCGGTCGCGATCTACCACGACCCCGACCTGGCCCCCAGCCACCACTACCTGGCGGCGTACCGCTGGCTGGAGGCGTCGCCGGAGTCCGGCGGGTTCGGCGCGCACGCGGTCGTGCACCTGGGCAAGCACGGGTCGATGGAGTGGCTGCCCGGCAAGAACGCGGCCCTCTCGGCCTCCTGCGCGACCGACGCCGCGATCGGCAACCTGCCGCTGGTCTACCCGTTCCTGGTCAACGACCCGGGGGAGGGCGCGCAGGCCAAGCGGCGCGCCCACGCCACCATCGTCGACCACCTGATCCCGCCGATGGCGCGCGCCGAGACCTACGGCGACATCGCGCGCCTGGAGCAGCTGCTCGACGAGCACGCCAACATCGCCGCGATGGACCCGGCCAAGCTGCCGGCGGTGCGGGGCGAGATCTGGCAGCTGATGCACGCCGCGGAGATGCACCGCGACCTCGGTCTCGACGAGCGCCCCGACGACGAGGAGTTCGACGACTTCCTGCTGCACGTCGACGGGTGGCTCTGCGAGATCAAGGACGCCCAGATCCGCGACGGCCTGCACGTGCTGGGCCAGGCGCCCGACGGGGAGGCCCGGGTCAACCTGGTGCTCGCGATCCTGCGTGCCTCCCAGGTGTGGGGAGGCGAGTCCGCGGCGGTGCCCGGCCTGCGAGTCGCCCTGGGGCTGAAGGAGGGGCACGAGGACACCGGCGCCGTCGACGCCGCCGAGCAGCAGGCCCGTGCCCTGGTGCTGGCCATGGAGGAGTCCGGGTGGGACCCGGCCGCGGTCGCAGCACTGCACGACGACCCCGAGGTGCGCCGGGTGCTGTGCTTCGCGGCCGAGCAGGTCGTGCCCCGGCTGGCCTGCACCACCGACGAGCTCGACGCGGTGCTGCACGCCCTCGACGGCGGCTTCGTGCCGGCCGGCCCCTCCGGCTCCCCGCTGCGCGGGCTGGTCAACGTGCTGCCCACCGGGCGCAACTTCTACACCGTCGACCCGCGCGCCGTGCCCAGCCGGCTGGCCTGGCAGACCGGCGTCGCGATGGCCGACTCGCTGCTCCAGCGCCACCTCGACGACACCGGCGCCTACCCGACCTCGGTGGGCCTGTCGGTGTGGGGCACCAGCGCGATGCGCACCTCCGGCGACGACGTGGCCGAGGTGCTCGCGCTGCTGGGCGTGCGCCCGGTCTGGGACGAGGCCTCGCGCCGCGTCTCCGAGCTGCAGGTCGTCCCCCTGGAGGACCTCGGCCGACCCCGCATCGACGTCACCGTGCGGATCTCGGGGTTCTTCCGCGACGCCTTCCCGCACGTCGTGGCGATGCTCGACGACGCCGTGCAGCTGGTCGCCGACCTCGACGAGCCGGCCGAGCAGAACTTCGTGCGCGCCCACGTCGAGACCGACCTGGCCGAGCACGGCGACCGGCGCCGGGCCACCACCCGGGTCTTCGGCTCCAAGCCGGGCTCGTACGGCGCCGGCATCCTGCAGGTCGTCGAGTCCGGCTCCTGGCGCGACGACAAGGACCTGGCCGAGGTCTACACCGCCTGGGGCGGCTTCGCCTACGGCCGCGGCCTCGACGGCGCCCCGGCCGCCGACGACATGCGCACGGCCTACCGCCGCATCCAGGTCGCGGCCAAGAACATCGACACCCGCGAGCACGACATCGCCGACTCCGACGACTACTTCCAGTACCACGGCGGGATGGTCGCCACCGTCCGCGCGCTCACCGGCTCCGACCCGAAGGCCTACGTCGGCGACTCCACCAGCCCCGACGCGGTGCGCACCCGCACCCTGCAGGAGGAGACCAACCGGGTCTTCCGCGCCCGGGTGGTCAACCCGCGCTGGATCACCGCCATGCAGCGCCACGGCTACAAGGGCGCCTTCGAGCTCGCCGCCACCGTCGACTACCTCTTCGGCTTCGACGCCACCGCCGGGGTCGTGCACGACTGGATGTACGAGTCGCTGGCCCAGGAGTACGTGCTCGACGAGACCAACCAGGAGTTCATGCGCCGCTCCAACCCGTGGGCGCTGCGCGGCATCGTGGAGAAGCTGCACGAGGCCGCCGACCGCGGGCTGTGGGAGTCGCCCGACGCCGACACGCTGGCGCGGATGCAGGCGGTCTACCTCGACCTCGAGGGCGACCTGGAGGACCGCGCCGGTGGCTGA
- a CDS encoding cobyric acid synthase, with protein MGGLLVAGTTSDAGKSVVTTGLCRALARRGVAVAPYKAQNMSNNSMVVAHPDGGTAEIGRAQWVQALAARVEPEPAMNPVLLKPGSDRRSHVVVLGRPAGEVSSRDWTTGRAHLARAAHAAYDDLAGRHDVVVAEGAGSPAEINLRAGDYVNMGLARHADLPTVVVGDIDRGGVFAAFLGTVALLAPEDQALLAGFVVNKFRGDLELLRPGLAQLEAATGRRTYGVLPWSPDLWLDSEDALDLEGRRARRGAGAGESTARVVVVRLPRISNLTDVDALGLEPGLDVVFASTPQALSDADLVVLPGTRATLADLAWLRGRGLDTALQAHVAAGRPLLGICGGAQMLGRRIRDPQGVEGPAGADVEGLGLLDAVTAFTPAKVLRRHEPAGYEIHHGRLEGQREHGAVTATMVHGALEDDAHRAAYLRRALGVASTASFPAARERRLDLLGELVETHLDVDALLALALDGAPAGLPFLPPGAPGAQP; from the coding sequence ATGGGCGGCCTGCTGGTCGCCGGCACCACCTCCGACGCCGGCAAGAGCGTGGTCACCACGGGGCTGTGCCGCGCCCTGGCCCGCCGCGGGGTGGCGGTGGCGCCGTACAAGGCGCAGAACATGTCGAACAACTCGATGGTCGTGGCCCACCCCGACGGGGGCACCGCCGAGATCGGCCGCGCCCAGTGGGTGCAGGCGCTGGCCGCGCGGGTCGAGCCGGAGCCGGCGATGAACCCGGTGCTGCTCAAGCCCGGCAGCGACCGGCGCAGCCACGTGGTGGTGCTGGGCCGGCCCGCCGGCGAGGTGTCCTCGCGCGACTGGACCACCGGGCGCGCCCACCTGGCCCGCGCCGCCCACGCGGCGTACGACGACCTGGCCGGGCGCCACGACGTCGTGGTCGCCGAGGGGGCAGGCAGCCCGGCCGAGATCAACCTGCGCGCGGGCGACTACGTCAACATGGGCCTGGCCCGGCACGCCGACCTGCCCACGGTCGTCGTCGGCGACATCGACCGGGGCGGGGTCTTCGCCGCGTTCCTCGGCACGGTCGCGCTGCTCGCACCTGAGGACCAGGCGCTGCTGGCGGGCTTCGTGGTCAACAAGTTCCGCGGCGACCTCGAGCTGCTGCGCCCGGGCCTGGCCCAGCTGGAGGCCGCGACCGGTCGTCGCACCTACGGCGTGCTGCCCTGGAGCCCGGACCTGTGGCTCGACTCCGAGGACGCCCTCGACCTGGAGGGGCGCCGGGCCCGCCGCGGCGCCGGCGCGGGGGAGTCGACCGCCCGGGTCGTCGTGGTGCGGCTGCCGCGGATCTCCAACCTCACCGACGTCGACGCGCTCGGCCTCGAGCCCGGCCTCGACGTGGTCTTCGCCTCCACCCCGCAGGCGCTCTCCGACGCCGACCTGGTGGTGCTGCCCGGCACCCGCGCCACGCTCGCCGACCTGGCCTGGCTGCGCGGGCGCGGCCTCGACACCGCCCTGCAGGCCCACGTCGCGGCGGGTCGCCCGCTGCTCGGGATCTGCGGCGGCGCCCAGATGCTCGGCCGGCGGATCCGCGACCCGCAGGGGGTCGAGGGGCCCGCGGGCGCCGACGTCGAGGGGCTGGGGCTGCTCGACGCCGTCACCGCCTTCACCCCCGCGAAGGTGCTGCGCCGCCACGAGCCCGCGGGTTACGAGATCCACCACGGGCGCCTCGAGGGCCAGCGCGAGCACGGGGCGGTGACGGCCACGATGGTGCACGGTGCCCTGGAGGACGACGCCCACCGCGCCGCCTACCTGCGCCGGGCACTCGGCGTGGCGTCGACGGCGTCGTTCCCCGCCGCCCGCGAGCGCCGGCTCGACCTGCTCGGCGAGCTCGTCGAGACCCACCTCGACGTCGACGCGCTGCTCGCGCTGGCCCTCGACGGGGCGCCCGCCGGGCTGCCGTTCCTGCCGCCGGGAGCGCCGGGAGCCCAGCCGTGA